A region of Maridesulfovibrio sp. DNA encodes the following proteins:
- the panB gene encoding 3-methyl-2-oxobutanoate hydroxymethyltransferase codes for MKKITAPDITALKGQRKISMVTAYDYPSGQIVDAAEVDMILVGDSLGMVVLGYEDTLSVTMDDMLHHAAAVSRGAKRALIVGDLPFMSYQPSVQAAVENAGKFLSRTGARAVKLEGGFPFLEHVRAIVDSGVPVQGHIGLTPQHVARFGGFKAQGKNARSAAALVDEALALEAAGCFSIVLEAVPHEVAQEVTRRVSVPTIGIGAGPDTDGQVLVYHDILGLFDRFVPKFVKKFAQLRGESIEAVKRYITEVDNGSFPAEDNFSRMDAEELKQFKSLLQGKV; via the coding sequence ATGAAGAAAATAACAGCCCCGGACATCACCGCCCTTAAGGGACAGCGTAAAATTTCCATGGTAACCGCTTACGATTATCCTTCCGGGCAGATTGTGGATGCTGCGGAAGTGGATATGATCTTGGTAGGGGATTCATTGGGCATGGTCGTGCTTGGTTATGAAGATACCCTTTCCGTTACCATGGACGATATGCTGCATCATGCGGCTGCTGTTTCGCGCGGGGCAAAAAGAGCGCTCATTGTCGGCGACCTTCCGTTCATGTCCTACCAGCCTTCTGTGCAGGCGGCAGTGGAGAATGCAGGTAAATTTTTAAGCCGGACCGGTGCGCGGGCGGTTAAGCTTGAAGGTGGCTTTCCTTTTCTGGAGCATGTACGGGCTATTGTAGATTCCGGTGTCCCGGTACAGGGTCATATAGGGTTGACTCCGCAACACGTAGCCCGCTTTGGTGGATTCAAGGCACAGGGCAAGAATGCCCGTTCTGCAGCTGCCCTTGTGGATGAAGCGTTGGCTCTTGAGGCTGCAGGGTGTTTTTCCATTGTTCTGGAAGCGGTTCCACATGAGGTCGCTCAGGAAGTTACCCGCCGGGTTTCGGTTCCCACCATAGGTATCGGAGCCGGTCCTGATACGGATGGGCAGGTGCTGGTATACCACGACATTCTCGGACTTTTTGACCGTTTTGTACCTAAGTTTGTAAAAAAATTCGCTCAGTTGCGTGGTGAGAGCATTGAAGCGGTCAAACGATACATAACTGAAGTCGATAACGGGTCTTTCCCGGCTGAAGATAATTTCAGCCGTATGGATGCGGAAGAGCTTAAGCAGTTTAAATCCTTGCTGCAGGGAAAAGTGTAG
- a CDS encoding S24 family peptidase codes for MSKWFDESLERIKKATGTRTQVQLAEILNIRQSSISDAKRRSSIPAEWFIKLYRTHGLNPEWLSDGIEPVYLKPGKGKIAADQILSETTAQYGQVQSRGRIVPVSSMAGEDAGADIWKPQQVSELNIPETYYRSSLVVLRAEGSSMEPSVRRDAFVGVDDSQKRLMAGDIYAIHVPHQGVVIRRVFFDPENSRFILRPDDSQHPEQYIPVENHEKHVVGRVVWVMQEL; via the coding sequence GTGTCAAAGTGGTTTGATGAAAGCTTGGAGAGAATCAAGAAGGCTACCGGAACAAGAACTCAGGTTCAGCTTGCCGAAATTTTGAATATTCGACAGTCAAGTATTTCTGACGCGAAGCGCAGAAGCTCTATACCAGCGGAATGGTTTATAAAATTATACAGGACTCATGGCCTGAACCCGGAATGGCTTTCCGACGGAATCGAACCCGTTTATCTTAAGCCGGGCAAGGGAAAAATAGCCGCTGACCAGATCTTGAGCGAGACAACCGCCCAGTATGGACAAGTGCAGTCCCGGGGCAGAATCGTGCCGGTTTCATCCATGGCTGGCGAGGACGCAGGGGCCGATATCTGGAAGCCTCAGCAGGTTTCAGAACTTAATATCCCTGAAACCTACTACCGCTCATCCTTGGTAGTCCTCAGGGCTGAAGGTTCTTCTATGGAGCCCTCGGTGCGCCGGGATGCGTTCGTAGGTGTTGATGACTCCCAGAAAAGGCTTATGGCTGGCGATATTTACGCTATCCATGTCCCGCATCAGGGGGTTGTTATCCGCAGGGTTTTCTTTGATCCCGAGAACTCCAGATTCATTCTCCGTCCCGATGATTCACAGCATCCTGAACAGTATATCCCGGTCGAAAACCATGAGAAACACGTGGTCGGACGGGTTGTCTGGGTCATGCAGGAATTGTAG
- a CDS encoding HAMP domain-containing sensor histidine kinase, with protein sequence MSSEKKSADVSSYEPEGPLGEGFHLSAAPGPEKMLNIQRRIHEKMEDYKDYSFSATEKRALMIFFDLAQEFDSLEDFFAVCTAVPRSLFDLDCRLYLAMGPDDFITVGRTENRAPVCSSVPLEKVLNAGHLFIPIRGNIELVDQLPFKPAGDVIGCFEFYKLEKLSDHQSLFFEKFVNRVGFQLHSKLLRRKGQEHLDFVRNLVKDVGHNVIVPNMYFKLFYNRLRDRIENIRQLRSEVYRKSVDEVSHDLDLLYNGLVLQFNEIHRHYEQTSLFLETLLRRQHFEEGRYIVEKRPCNLLKKIIEPQLERYRSRFEDRGIRLDISMGGVPDREVRIVADVGLISQVYANLFSNAVKYTREESMCDGRRDKFAAYGWEVVENYFRNGWNGLKLNVFTTGPHLSEEDRDKLFQPGFRSDNVGNEYGSGHGLFFVRQVVELHGGEVGYEPQDGGNNFYFILPLGEG encoded by the coding sequence ATGAGTAGTGAAAAGAAAAGCGCAGATGTGTCTTCGTACGAGCCGGAAGGCCCGCTGGGAGAAGGTTTCCACCTTTCTGCCGCACCAGGGCCTGAAAAAATGCTTAATATCCAGCGGCGTATCCATGAAAAAATGGAAGATTATAAAGATTACAGTTTTTCCGCAACGGAAAAGCGGGCGCTGATGATTTTCTTTGATCTTGCACAGGAGTTTGATTCTCTTGAAGATTTTTTTGCAGTCTGTACAGCCGTACCCAGATCGCTTTTTGATTTGGACTGCAGGCTTTATCTTGCGATGGGTCCGGATGATTTTATCACTGTAGGACGTACGGAAAACCGTGCTCCGGTATGCAGCTCAGTACCCCTTGAAAAGGTGCTTAATGCCGGGCATCTCTTTATTCCTATCCGGGGAAATATTGAACTGGTTGACCAGCTTCCTTTTAAGCCTGCCGGAGATGTCATCGGCTGTTTTGAATTTTACAAGCTTGAGAAGCTTTCCGATCACCAGTCGCTGTTTTTTGAGAAATTCGTCAACCGGGTCGGTTTTCAGCTGCACAGCAAACTCCTGCGCCGCAAGGGCCAGGAACATCTGGATTTTGTCCGCAATCTGGTAAAGGATGTCGGGCATAACGTCATTGTCCCCAATATGTATTTCAAATTGTTTTATAATCGGCTGCGTGACCGGATTGAAAATATCCGGCAACTGCGTAGTGAGGTTTACAGGAAGTCAGTAGACGAAGTCAGTCACGACCTTGACCTTTTGTATAACGGTCTGGTTCTCCAGTTTAATGAAATTCACAGGCATTATGAGCAGACCAGCCTGTTTCTTGAAACCTTGTTGCGCAGGCAGCATTTTGAAGAAGGGCGTTATATAGTTGAAAAGCGGCCCTGCAATCTGCTTAAGAAAATTATTGAACCGCAACTGGAACGCTACCGCTCAAGGTTCGAAGACCGAGGTATCCGGCTGGATATAAGTATGGGGGGAGTGCCGGACCGTGAGGTGCGCATTGTTGCCGATGTAGGCTTGATTTCGCAGGTTTATGCCAATCTTTTTTCCAACGCAGTGAAATATACCCGTGAAGAAAGCATGTGCGACGGACGTCGGGATAAGTTTGCAGCTTACGGCTGGGAGGTTGTGGAGAATTATTTCAGAAATGGCTGGAACGGGCTTAAGCTGAATGTTTTTACCACCGGCCCTCATCTATCCGAAGAGGATCGGGATAAACTTTTTCAGCCCGGCTTCCGCAGTGACAATGTGGGTAATGAATACGGTTCCGGGCATGGGTTGTTTTTTGTCCGGCAGGTTGTGGAGCTGCACGGGGGAGAAGTGGGTTACGAACCGCAGGACGGTGGGAACAATTTTTATTTTATCCTCCCTCTGGGCGAGGGCTGA
- the serB gene encoding phosphoserine phosphatase SerB: protein MPEIILIQISGEDKPGLTSSLTGVLAGYGIDILDIGQSVIHNQLVLGILIRIPREAESAPVLKDIMFKGYELGVTVKFKPIEADQYMDWVNAQGKPRHIVTLVGDKITGSHISRITQIIADNGLNIDMIHRLSGRIPMNGEPAPRHACVEFSIRGVPEDLDRMRSNFLEMAAQDQVDIALQEDNVFRRNRRLVAFDMDSTLIQTEVIDELAKAAGSGDTVSRITESAMRGEIDFKESLRQRLATLKGLDESVMEGIARKLPITEGAERLITNLKKFGYKTAIISGGFTYFGEKLQEKLGVDYVYANRLEIKDGKLTGGVIGDIVDGAKKAELLRKIAEKEQISLQQSIAVGDGANDLPMLSIAGLGIAFHAKPKVKQDARQSISHFGLDSILYLIGLRDRDTD, encoded by the coding sequence ATGCCCGAAATAATACTCATTCAAATATCCGGCGAGGACAAACCCGGCCTTACATCCTCCCTTACCGGGGTTCTGGCGGGTTACGGAATTGATATTCTGGACATCGGCCAGTCTGTAATCCACAATCAGCTTGTGCTGGGGATACTGATCAGAATCCCGCGCGAAGCTGAGTCCGCTCCTGTGCTCAAGGACATCATGTTCAAAGGGTACGAGCTGGGTGTCACCGTCAAGTTCAAACCCATTGAGGCAGACCAATATATGGACTGGGTCAACGCTCAAGGTAAACCCAGACACATTGTCACTCTGGTGGGTGATAAAATTACCGGATCACATATTTCACGCATTACGCAGATCATTGCAGACAATGGATTGAATATAGATATGATCCACCGTCTTTCCGGTCGCATCCCCATGAACGGAGAACCTGCACCGCGACATGCCTGTGTAGAATTCTCCATTCGCGGAGTACCCGAAGATCTGGACCGCATGCGCTCCAATTTTCTGGAAATGGCCGCGCAGGACCAAGTGGATATTGCCCTGCAGGAAGACAACGTTTTCCGCAGAAACAGAAGGCTGGTGGCCTTTGACATGGACTCCACCCTCATTCAGACCGAAGTCATTGACGAACTGGCCAAAGCTGCCGGTTCAGGTGATACAGTAAGCAGAATTACCGAGTCTGCCATGCGTGGGGAGATCGATTTCAAGGAAAGCCTGCGCCAGCGGCTGGCGACCCTTAAAGGGCTCGACGAATCAGTGATGGAAGGAATCGCCCGGAAATTACCCATTACCGAAGGTGCCGAGCGACTCATAACCAACCTGAAGAAGTTCGGCTACAAGACAGCCATTATTTCCGGTGGATTCACCTACTTCGGCGAAAAACTGCAGGAGAAACTTGGTGTGGATTACGTCTACGCCAACCGCCTTGAAATAAAAGACGGCAAACTGACCGGCGGGGTTATCGGTGATATTGTGGACGGTGCCAAAAAAGCGGAGCTGCTGCGCAAAATAGCGGAGAAAGAACAGATCAGCCTGCAGCAATCCATTGCGGTCGGCGACGGCGCCAACGACCTGCCCATGCTCTCCATCGCCGGTCTGGGAATAGCCTTCCACGCCAAGCCCAAAGTCAAACAGGATGCCCGCCAGTCCATTTCCCATTTCGGGCTGGATTCAATTCTCTATCTTATAGGTCTGCGGGACCGGGATACAGATTAG
- a CDS encoding DUF4198 domain-containing protein: MKMKIIFLNLLLVVAMAVPASAHFQMVYTPEIAKSKGAETQFKLVFTHPFEAGHTMKMGMPEEFYMLHQKGEEGKTKKYDLKKLLKPITWTSLTNSGEAYEATLPKKIVRSMGDYTLVLVPAPYYEGEEDIYIQQITKTYMNVGGLPGNWAAPAGLKTEWVPLVKPYAMWTGMTFKAQLLANGKPIPNADVEVEYMNHEPDMKNNSFKKEEKAHAPHDAFVTMGVKTDDQGYITFAVPKAGWWGFCALGSGPDKEYKGKELSQDAVIWIKAVDM; this comes from the coding sequence ATGAAGATGAAAATTATTTTTCTTAACTTGTTGTTAGTGGTAGCCATGGCAGTTCCTGCTTCAGCCCATTTCCAGATGGTTTACACCCCGGAAATTGCAAAGAGTAAAGGGGCAGAAACCCAGTTTAAACTGGTTTTTACCCATCCATTTGAAGCAGGTCACACCATGAAAATGGGCATGCCGGAAGAATTTTACATGCTGCACCAGAAAGGTGAAGAGGGCAAAACCAAAAAATATGACCTCAAAAAGCTGCTTAAGCCCATTACCTGGACCAGCCTGACCAATTCCGGCGAAGCTTATGAAGCAACCTTGCCTAAGAAAATTGTACGTTCCATGGGCGACTACACTCTGGTGCTTGTTCCCGCTCCTTACTATGAGGGTGAAGAAGACATTTATATTCAGCAGATTACCAAGACTTACATGAATGTCGGTGGTCTGCCCGGCAACTGGGCTGCTCCCGCAGGCTTGAAAACCGAATGGGTTCCCCTTGTGAAGCCCTATGCCATGTGGACCGGCATGACCTTCAAGGCTCAACTCCTTGCCAACGGCAAGCCCATTCCCAATGCTGATGTTGAAGTGGAATACATGAATCATGAGCCGGACATGAAAAACAATTCGTTCAAAAAAGAAGAAAAGGCCCACGCTCCCCATGATGCCTTCGTAACCATGGGTGTTAAAACCGATGATCAGGGTTATATCACATTCGCTGTTCCCAAAGCCGGATGGTGGGGTTTCTGCGCACTGGGTTCCGGCCCTGACAAAGAGTACAAAGGTAAAGAACTCTCTCAGGATGCTGTAATCTGGATCAAAGCCGTGGACATGTAG
- the feoB gene encoding ferrous iron transport protein B, which yields MSADDKRMMKDNFLIALAGQQNAGKSTTYNMLTGANQHVANYPGVTVDKKVGSYREGKVRYEVVDLPGTYSLTSFSLEERVSREFLLEEKPDVVVNVMDATCLRRSLYFTFQVLEMNFPVTVALNMMDVAESQGISVDLKELTSRLGVDVVATVGRKGKGKQALKAAIRKSVKQDSYSRPVAIDYNDLEVHIQALEDMLAGDASLGVLYPLRWLAIKLLENDTEARRIVESKHAEGKLIVEDALSRRLDFENESGVDTGDYIVTCRDRLAGEIVEACVSKEDDSRQPVSERIDRWVLNRALAPFFLLATVYIIYELSIVQGYELTKYTWPILAKFRDIVANFLPSAGLIEDSLLRSMALWMVDSANTLLNYVPIFFILFALIAILEDSGYMARIAFILDRIFHSFGLHGQSTLPFILGGVFAGGCAVPGIMSTKGIPDERSRLATILTVPFMNCLAKIPLYTLLVNIYFAEHKSWAMFFISTITIIMALIIAKLLTSTVLKGRETAPFIMEMPNYHAPTFFGVVQRSLERTWEYIKKVGSIVVAVSLCVFSLLQFPGLSNERMDYYKDEMTKAVAVYDAKIAANPYAGIASGENMLPLLNMYDDYKRARMNSSGKEGAARVDSSFKEANPDMFVLLKPRGDKEAKSVNSALRKLSSKRKSLRRKIKEEKIKTSFFGMIGRTLEPVTRYAGFDWKVNIALISSFAARESSVATMGVLYQQGADDNQTLEQRMDNESKHNGMNSLHALAVILFFALYPPCLAATIMVKVQTGSWKWMLFAIFFPTAVGFGVASTVFTLGNAIGASGITMMKGFYLVAFGVALFIALVHKFSSDKVAASYIYQPE from the coding sequence ATGAGCGCTGATGATAAACGTATGATGAAAGATAATTTTCTCATCGCACTTGCGGGGCAACAGAATGCCGGTAAATCTACAACATACAACATGCTTACCGGGGCCAACCAGCATGTCGCTAACTACCCCGGAGTAACAGTTGATAAAAAGGTCGGCAGTTACCGTGAGGGCAAAGTCCGTTATGAAGTTGTGGACCTGCCCGGAACTTACAGTCTGACATCCTTTTCCCTTGAGGAGAGGGTTTCCCGTGAATTCCTGCTTGAAGAAAAGCCGGATGTAGTGGTCAATGTTATGGACGCGACATGTCTGCGTCGCAGCCTGTATTTTACCTTTCAGGTTCTGGAGATGAATTTTCCGGTTACCGTAGCCTTGAACATGATGGATGTTGCTGAAAGTCAGGGCATATCTGTTGATTTGAAAGAATTGACTTCCCGGCTCGGAGTGGATGTTGTTGCTACCGTAGGGCGCAAAGGCAAAGGTAAGCAGGCTCTAAAGGCAGCTATCCGCAAGTCTGTAAAACAGGATTCTTATTCCCGTCCGGTGGCCATCGATTATAATGATCTGGAAGTTCATATCCAGGCTCTTGAAGATATGTTGGCAGGGGATGCAAGCCTTGGAGTTCTTTATCCCTTGCGCTGGCTGGCAATTAAGTTGCTGGAAAATGACACTGAAGCCAGACGGATTGTTGAATCCAAACATGCTGAAGGTAAGTTGATTGTTGAAGATGCTCTGAGCCGCAGGCTTGATTTTGAAAACGAATCCGGTGTGGACACCGGCGATTATATCGTGACCTGCCGAGACCGGTTGGCCGGTGAAATTGTGGAAGCCTGCGTCAGCAAAGAAGATGACAGCAGGCAACCTGTATCGGAAAGGATTGATCGCTGGGTTCTCAACCGGGCATTGGCTCCTTTCTTTCTGCTGGCAACAGTTTATATCATATATGAACTTTCCATAGTTCAGGGTTATGAACTGACCAAATATACGTGGCCCATCCTTGCCAAGTTCAGGGATATTGTGGCCAATTTTCTACCTTCTGCAGGGTTGATAGAGGATTCACTGCTTCGCTCCATGGCTTTATGGATGGTGGACAGTGCAAACACTTTGCTGAACTATGTTCCTATTTTCTTCATTCTTTTTGCCTTAATAGCCATTCTTGAGGATTCAGGATACATGGCCAGAATAGCCTTTATTCTGGATCGCATATTCCACAGCTTCGGCTTGCACGGGCAATCGACTCTGCCGTTTATTCTGGGTGGAGTTTTTGCCGGGGGCTGCGCTGTGCCGGGAATCATGTCGACCAAAGGTATCCCCGATGAAAGGTCAAGGCTGGCAACAATCCTGACCGTGCCGTTTATGAATTGCCTGGCCAAGATTCCGCTCTACACCCTGCTGGTGAATATTTATTTTGCGGAGCACAAGTCCTGGGCGATGTTCTTTATCTCGACCATTACCATCATTATGGCCCTGATTATTGCCAAGCTGTTAACCTCCACCGTTCTCAAGGGGCGTGAAACAGCACCGTTTATCATGGAAATGCCCAACTACCACGCGCCTACTTTTTTTGGTGTGGTCCAGCGTTCCCTTGAAAGAACCTGGGAATACATCAAAAAGGTCGGATCGATTGTTGTCGCGGTTTCATTATGCGTTTTCTCCCTGCTCCAGTTTCCCGGACTGAGCAATGAGCGTATGGATTATTATAAAGATGAGATGACCAAAGCCGTGGCAGTATATGATGCAAAGATTGCCGCTAATCCCTATGCCGGAATTGCTTCCGGAGAGAATATGCTTCCCCTGCTCAATATGTACGATGACTACAAGCGCGCCCGCATGAATTCTTCAGGAAAAGAGGGGGCAGCACGGGTGGACAGTTCCTTCAAGGAAGCTAACCCGGATATGTTTGTGCTGCTTAAGCCCCGTGGTGATAAAGAAGCCAAATCGGTAAATAGTGCTCTGCGCAAACTCTCGTCCAAAAGGAAATCCCTGCGTCGCAAAATCAAGGAAGAAAAGATCAAAACATCCTTCTTCGGTATGATCGGGCGTACACTTGAGCCGGTAACCCGGTACGCAGGTTTTGACTGGAAAGTTAATATCGCCCTGATCAGTTCTTTTGCCGCCCGTGAATCATCCGTGGCAACCATGGGTGTGCTCTATCAGCAGGGGGCAGATGACAACCAGACCCTTGAACAAAGAATGGATAATGAAAGCAAACATAATGGAATGAATTCACTCCATGCCCTTGCGGTAATTCTGTTCTTTGCCCTTTATCCTCCATGTCTTGCGGCTACCATTATGGTCAAAGTGCAGACCGGATCATGGAAATGGATGCTTTTTGCCATCTTTTTTCCCACAGCAGTTGGTTTCGGTGTGGCCTCCACGGTATTCACCCTGGGGAATGCCATTGGTGCAAGCGGCATAACCATGATGAAAGGATTTTATTTAGTGGCTTTTGGCGTTGCCTTGTTCATAGCTCTTGTCCATAAATTTTCTTCGGATAAGGTTGCAGCGTCATACATATATCAACCTGAATAA
- a CDS encoding FeoA family protein, translating to MFNKFDFFNREVFSGRRKGRGSGGRKQGRACPMRGKSLLDIPVGGVGVIRRHFSEGAVRQRLLDLGFVPGRKIEVIRVATLGCPIELRVAGYCVTLRRTEAYQIEVEDER from the coding sequence ATGTTCAACAAATTTGATTTCTTTAACCGCGAGGTTTTTTCCGGAAGGAGAAAGGGACGTGGTTCTGGCGGAAGAAAGCAAGGCAGGGCCTGCCCCATGCGGGGAAAGAGTCTGCTCGATATTCCCGTGGGTGGGGTAGGCGTAATTCGCAGACACTTTTCGGAAGGAGCTGTCAGGCAGAGACTGCTTGATCTGGGATTCGTTCCCGGTAGAAAAATTGAAGTGATTCGGGTCGCCACACTTGGCTGCCCTATTGAATTAAGGGTAGCCGGTTACTGCGTGACCCTGCGGCGGACCGAGGCTTACCAGATTGAGGTGGAAGATGAGCGCTGA
- a CDS encoding GGDEF domain-containing protein — protein sequence MSRQKQFQQTAEDTISIHTGEATLINYMKSGFKILPLIINRQLGTSRLATRSVATILLLLVLPAGTILIAAEFTDQSDLAMLLCLHFSLCIALCMPMARWLENFLVNRELRKMNSFCVRLKQGKLDQRLELLPHKSAVATDELTRLQHNLNWLAHSVSKREQKLTQSLVKTRRDKERLNLLSYTDHLTGLFNKRFFELKLVETCSRCISCKTQLHLMLIDCDHFKEVNDRFGHQEGDRLLANLGQIITSSVRNGTDFPFRFGGDEFGAILVGVDSTRCEQIAERIRAKFAEMKIGRASLSIGISKLCRQADDPEAEADALIATADRALYFAKNTGRNKVISPARHREISRQL from the coding sequence ATGAGCCGGCAGAAACAGTTTCAGCAGACAGCAGAAGATACGATATCAATCCATACCGGGGAGGCTACATTGATCAACTATATGAAAAGTGGTTTTAAAATATTACCCTTAATCATTAACAGACAACTAGGAACAAGCAGACTTGCCACGCGCTCAGTAGCTACAATTCTGCTGCTTTTAGTTTTACCCGCCGGAACCATACTGATCGCTGCCGAATTTACAGATCAATCCGATCTGGCCATGCTTCTCTGCCTGCACTTCAGTCTGTGTATTGCCTTATGCATGCCCATGGCCAGATGGCTTGAAAATTTTCTGGTCAACCGGGAACTGCGCAAAATGAATAGTTTTTGCGTCAGACTAAAACAAGGTAAACTTGACCAGCGCCTAGAGCTTTTACCCCACAAGAGCGCAGTAGCAACAGACGAACTGACCCGCTTGCAGCATAATTTAAACTGGCTTGCCCATTCGGTTTCCAAACGGGAACAAAAATTAACCCAGTCACTGGTCAAGACCCGCAGGGATAAGGAAAGGCTCAACCTGCTCTCCTACACCGACCATCTTACCGGGCTGTTCAATAAACGTTTTTTTGAACTAAAACTTGTGGAAACATGCTCCCGCTGTATTTCCTGCAAAACACAACTCCACCTGATGCTCATTGACTGCGATCATTTCAAAGAAGTGAATGACCGTTTCGGTCATCAGGAAGGAGACAGGCTGCTGGCTAATCTAGGCCAGATTATAACCTCCTCCGTGCGTAACGGCACAGACTTTCCATTCCGCTTCGGCGGTGACGAATTCGGGGCGATACTTGTCGGCGTGGACTCAACCCGCTGCGAACAGATTGCTGAGCGAATCCGGGCCAAATTCGCGGAAATGAAGATCGGCAGAGCAAGTCTTAGTATCGGAATTTCCAAACTCTGCCGTCAGGCGGATGACCCTGAAGCAGAAGCCGATGCTTTAATCGCTACTGCAGACAGAGCTTTATATTTCGCAAAAAATACCGGACGGAACAAAGTTATCAGCCCCGCCCGGCACAGAGAAATTTCCCGGCAACTATAG